From Apteryx mantelli isolate bAptMan1 chromosome 30, bAptMan1.hap1, whole genome shotgun sequence, the proteins below share one genomic window:
- the ABCA7 gene encoding phospholipid-transporting ATPase ABCA7, producing MAVGTQLGLLLWKNFTYRRRQRIQLAIELLWPLFLFFILISVRQSHPPFKQHECHFPNKALPSAGTLPWIQGIICNMNNPCFRYPTAGEAPGVVGNFDSSILSRLLADARQVLLRAQGKQLPRSLGRLLNALRRLRGSAALRRALPVRGYLREEESFARFLRANASLPPALVDELLGARLSPRVLSLAGTRVPLKAVVCNASELAGFLEVGDAASSEHLQRELCALPGPTLRAMERAFLSQVDFPRLFAERLSSEADDVADAVGALAAVLQGAETLLQEVSSMTSFAELRREIGALAAPNGSASLPGALGALSRIACGHPEGGGLRIPSLNWYEDNDVKAFLDRNSSEQRAAAPSNASSPFCKELIRSLESNPLLQIFWRGIKPLFVGKILYTPPGPGTDSVMAEVNRTFQELAALRDAGGAWRELAPQIYAFLNSSLEMQLLQDLLQVPGTAQLLDGLLNGTSWNLSALAEFLAGPAPGPGLTWHQVYAEADRVLGTLAQFMECVCLDKIEAVATEEQLVARALELLEQRQFWAAVVFEPPANATAQALPPHVRYKIRMDIDDVTRTNKIKDRFWDPGPAADPFSDLRYVWGGFVYVQDLVEQAVVRVQTGGAPRTGVYLQQMPYPCYVDDAFLRVLNRSLPLFMTLAWIYSVAMIIKGVVHEKEARLKETMKTMGLSSGILWLSWFLSSFIPFLLSSAFLVLILKLGNILPYSNPAVIFLFLGTFSVATICQCFLISTFFLRANLASACGGIIYFSFYLPYVLCVAWRDHITFPLRVLMSLLSPVAFGFGCEYFSLYEEQGVGIQWHNLGASPVPGDPYNFATAMALLLLDAGLYGLATWYVEGVFPGQYGIPKPWNFPFLRSYWCGEESSARHPPYPTSPLAASQVLVEEPPAQLQPGVSIRNLVKIYRSSSRVAVNGLSLDFYEGQITSFLGHNGAGKTTTMSILTGLMPPTSGTAYILGWDIRSDIDSIRKTMGMCPQHNVLFNILTVEEHIWFYGRLKGLSEEQVKAEMEQLIRDTGLPHKRREQTKSLSGGMQRKLSVAIAFVGGSKVVILDEPTAGVDPYSRRSIWELLLKYRKGRTIILSTHYMDEADLLGDRIAIISQGRLCCCGSPLFLKARLGTGYYLTLVKRQRVEPGGSAGSVPGSARKDNSDSERSSDTGLGSERDSEASAVDVPQLSALIQKLVPGSRLVEDIGHELLFVLPYSGAKDGAFVELFRELDARLGELGISSYGISDTTLEEIFLKVAEDTGVDVDVAGTGREAIPSKDGDVEAADDELVRGARRAEEPRETDLLRGAAGRGSRRVTGWALTRQQLRALFIKRLLHARRSTRGFFAQIVLPAVFVCIALLFSLIVPPFGKYPPLRLEPWMYGQQFTFLSDDAPGDPDSARLLGALLAEPGFGTKCMKDAGEETGPCPPASHPGGFSVPPASPALLAALQRGNWTPAEPSPSCRCSAPGAHRMLPDCPDAAGGLPPPQVQRGTGDVLQNLTGRNISDYLVKTYPQIIRQGLKSKKWVNEHRYGGFSLGARSSQVLPSAEEVDRAVLELRALFNVTPGSPADRLLGNLNRFLEGLDARKNIKVWFNNKGWHAVVSFLNVASNGLLRARLPAGADPARYGITATNHPLNLTKEQLSEAALMATSVDVLVSICVIFAMSFVPASFVLFLIEERVSKAKHLQFVSGMKPVTYWLGNFAWDMCNYLVPALLVILIFLCFQQKSYVSSANLPSLVLLLLLYGWSITPLMYPASFVFSIPSTAYVALTCINLFIGINGSVATFVLELFVDQKLNDINRILKKVFLVFPHFCLGRGLIDMVKNQAMADAFERFGDKRFVSPLCWDLAGKNMFAMAIQGVIFFLFTLLVQYRFFLRLRPQALHLPSLGEEDEDVARERAKVGGTLRPTDVLVLRDLTKVYRRRKAPAVDRLCVAIPPGECFGLLGVNGAGKTSTFKMLTGDTEVTLGEAWLKGHSVLADLQAVHQNMGYCPQFDAVTDLLTGREHLEFYSRLRGVPEEETPGVAQWGIAKLGLGPHADRPAGKYSGGNKRKLSTAIALIGCPPVVFLDEPTTGMDPRARRFLWDCILSVIKEGRSVVLTSHSMEECEALCTRMAIMVNGRFRCLGSVQHLKNRFGDGYTVVVRVGGPGPALAPVESLMQRSFPGVVLKERHGGLLQYQLPSRACSLASIFGVLAAQRGPCHIEDYSVSQTTLDQVFVHFAREQSDEDPGGDLALAPAPGPAGRLMRLLEDESCQESVV from the exons ATGGCCGTGGGCAcccagctggggctgctgctctggAAGAACTTCACCTACCGGCGGAGGCAGAGG ATCCAGCTGGCCATTGAGCTCCTGTGgcccctcttcctcttcttcatcttGATCTCCGTGCGACAGTCCCACCCGCCGTTCAAGCAGCATGAGT GCCACTTCCCCAACAAGGCCCTGCCGTCGGCCGGGACGCTGCCCTGGATCCAGGGCATCATCTGCAACATGAACAACCCCTGCTTCCGCTACCCGACGGCGGGCGAGGCCCCCGGCGTGGTGGGGAACTTCGACAGCTCCAT CCTCTCCCGCCTGCTGGCGGACGCCCGGCAGGTGCTGCTCCGCGCCCAGGGGAAGCAGCTCCCGCGCAGCTTGGGCCGGCTCCTGAACGCCCTGCGCCGGCTCCGGGGCAGCGCGGCTCTGCGGAGGg CCCTGCCCGTGAGGGGCTacctgagggaggaggagagcttcGCCCGGTTCCTGCGCGCCAACGCGTCCCTGCCGCCGGCGCTGGTGGACGAGCTGCTGGGGGCTCGGCTCAGCCCGCGCGTC CTCTCCCTCGCGGGCACCCGCGTCCCGCTGAAGGCCGTGGTCTGCAACGCCTCGGAGCTGGCCGGCTTCCTGGAGGTGGGCGACGCCGCATCCTCGGAGCACCTGCAGCGAGAGCTCtgcgccctgcccggccccacgcTCCGCGCCATGGAGCGCGCCTTCCTCTCCCAGGTGGATTTCCCCCGGCTCTTTGCG GAGCGGCTGAGCTCAGAGGCGGACGATGTCGCCGACGCTGTGGGAGCCCTGGCCGCCGTCCTGCAGGGCGCTGAGACCCTGCTGCAGGAG GTCTCCTCCATGACCAGCTTCGCGGAGCTGCGGCGGGAGATCGGGGCGCTGGCGGCCCCCAACGGCAGCGCCTCCCTCCCGGGCGCCCTCGGGGCCCTGTCCCGCATCGCCTGCGGGCACCCCGAGGGCGGCGGGCTCCGCATCCCCTCCCTCAACTGGTACGAGGACAACGACGTCAAGGCCTTCCTGGACCGCAACAGCTCCGAGCAGAGAGCCGCGGCCCCCAGCAACGCCAGCA GTCCCTTCTGCAAAGAGCTGATCCGGAGCCTGGAGTCCAACCCCCTTTTGCAGATCTTCTGGCGGGGCATCAAGCCCCTCTTCGTGGGCAAGATCCTGTACACGCCGCCGGGTCCCGGCACCGACAGCGTCATGGCCGAG GTGAACCGGACCTTCCAGGAGCTGGCCGCGCTGCGGGACGCGGGGGGCGCGTGGCGGGAGCTGGCACCCCAGATCTACGCCTTCCTCAACAGCAGCCTGGAGATGCAGCTCCTCCAG GACCTGCTGCAGGTCCCGGGGACGGCCCAGCTCCTGGATGGGCTCCTCAACGGCACGTCCTGGAACCTGTCGGCCCTGGCTGAGTTCCTGGCCGGAccggccccgggccccgggcTCACCTGGCACCAGGTGTACGCCGAAGCGGACCGGGTCCTGGGCACGCTGGCGCAGTTCATGGAG TGCGTCTGCCTGGACAAGATCGAGGCGGTGGCCAccgaggagcagctggtggccagggccttggagctgctggagcagcggCAGTTCTGGGCCGCCGTGGTCTTCGAGCCGCCCGCGAACGCCACGGCCCAGGCGCTGCCCCCCCACGTCCGCTACAAGATCCGCATGGACATCGACGACGTCACGAGGACCAACAAGATCAAGGACAG GTTTTGGGACCCGGGCCCGGCGGCCGACCCCTTCAGCGACCTGCGCTACGTGTGGGGCGGCTTCGTCTACGTGCAGGACCTGGTGGAGCAGGCGGTGGTGCGGGTGCAGACCGGGGGCGCCCCGCGCACCGGCGTGTACCTCCAGCAAATGCCCTACCCCTGCTACGTGGACGACGC GTTCCTGCGGGTCCTGAACCGCTCGCTGCCCCTCTTCATGACGCTGGCCTGGATCTACTCCGTGGCCATGATCATCAAGGGGGTGGTGCACGAGAAGGAGGCGCGTCTCAAGGAGACCATGAAGACCATGGGGCTGAGCAGCGGGATCCTCTGGCTCAGCTGGTTCCTCAGCAGCTTCATCCCCTTCCTCCTCAGCTCGGCCTTTCTCGTCCTCATCCTCAAG CTGGGGAACATCCTGCCCTACAGCAATCCCGCCGTGATCTTCCTCTTCCTCGGCACCTTCTCGGTGGCCACCATCTGCCAGTGCTTCCTCATCAGCACCTTCTTCCTCCGCGCCAACCTGGCCTCGGCTTGCGGTGGCATCATCTACTTCTCCTTCTACCTGCCCTACGTGCTgtgcgtggcctggcgcgaccaCATCACCTTCCCGCTCCGCGTCCTCATG AGCCTCCTGTCGCCGGTGGCCTTCGGCTTCGGCTGCGAGTACTTCTCGCTCTACGAGGAGCAGGGGGTTGGCATCCAGTGGCACAACCTGGGCGCCAGCCCCGTGCCCGGCGACCCCTACAACTTCGCCACGGCcatggctctgctgctgctggacgCCGGCCTCTACGGCCTGGCCACCTGGTACGTCGAGGGCGTCTTCCCAG GTCAGTACGGGATCCCCAAGCCCTGGAATTTCCCCTTCCTGAGGAGCTACTGGTGCGGCGAGGAGTCCTCGGCCAGGCACCCCCCGTACCCCACCAGCCCCCTGGCTGCATCCCAAG TGCTGGTGGAGGAGCcaccagcccagctccagccggGAGTCTCCATCCGCAACTTGGTGAAGATTTACCGCAGCAGCAGCCGAGTGGCCGTCAACGGGCTGAGCCTGGACTTCTACGAGGGGCAGATCACCTCCTTCCTGGGCCACAACGGGGCCGGCAAGACCACCACCAT GTCCATCCTCACCGGCCTCATGCCCCCCACCTCCGGCACCGCCTATATCCTGGGCTGGGACATCCGCTCCGACATCGACAGCATCCGGAAAACCATGGGCATGTGCCCCCAGCACAACGTGCTCTTCAACAT CCTGACGGTGGAGGAGCACATCTGGTTCTACGGGCGGCTCAAGGGGCTGTCGGAGGAGCAGGTGAAGGCGGAGATGGAGCAGCTGATCCGGGACACGGGGCTGCCCCACAAGCGCCGGGAGCAGACCAAGAGCCTCTCAG GCGGGATGCAGCGGAAGCTCTCCGTGGCCATCGCCTTCGTGGGCGGCTCCAAGGTGGTCATCCTGGACGAGCCCACGGCCGGCGTCGACCCCTACTCCCGCCGCAGCATCTGGGAGCTGCTGCTCAAGTACCGCAAAG GCCGCACCATCATCCTCTCCACCCACTACATGGACGAGGCGGACCTGCTGGGCGACCGCATCGCCATCATCTCGCAGGGCCGGCTCTGCTGCTGCGGGtcccccctcttcctcaaggccaGGCTGGGCACCGGCTACTACCTCACCCTGGTGAAGCGGCAGCGGGTCgagccgggcggcagcgccggcagcgTTCCCGGCTCCGCCAGAAAG GACAACAGCGACTCGGAGCGCAGCAGCGACACGGGCCTGGGCAGCGAGCGGGACAGCGAGGCCAGCGCCGTGG aTGTGCCCCAGCTCTCGGCTCTGATCCAGAAGCTGGTCCCGGGCTCCCGGCTGGTGGAAGATATCGGACATGAGCTGCTCTTCGTCCTGCCCTACAGCGGCGCCAAGGATGGGGCGTTCGTGGAGCTCTTCCGGGAGCTGGACGCCCGCCTGGGGGAGCTGGGCATCTCCAGCTACGGCATCTCCGACACCACCCTGGAAGAG ATCTTTCTGAAGGTGGCCGAGGACACGGGGGTGGACGTCGACGTGGCAGGTA CGGGGAGAGAAGCCATCCCCAGCAAGGACGGGGACGTGGAAGCAGCCGATGACGAGCTGG TCCGAGGAGCCAGGAGAG CGGAGGAGCCGCGGGAGACGGACCtgctgcgcggcgcggccggccgggGGTCCCGCCGGGTGACGGGCTGGGCGCTCACCCGCCAGCAGCTCCGCGCGCTCTTCATCAAGCGGCTGCTGCACGCCCGGCGCAGCACCCGGGGCTTCTTCGCGCAG ATCGTCCTGCCGGCCGTCTTCGTCTGCATCGCGCTGCTCTTCAGCCTCATCGTGCCGCCCTTCGGGAAGTACCCGCCGCTGCGCCTGGAGCCCTGGATGTACGGGCAGCAGTTCACCTTCCTCAG CGACGACGCCCCGGGGGACCCCGACTCGGCTCGGCTCCTGGGCGCGCTCCTGGCCGAGCCGGGCTTCGGCACCAAGTGCATGAAGGACGCCGGGGAGGA GACGGGGCCATGCCCGCCAGCCTCCCACCCCGGCGGCTTCTCCGTTCCCCCGGCGTCCCCGGCCCTGCTGGCAGCGCTGCAGCGCGGGAACTGGACGCCGGCCGAGCCGTCGCCCTCCTGCCGGTGCAGCGCGCCGGGGGCTCACAGGATGCTGCCCGACTGCCCGGACGCGGCCggggggctcccgccgccccag GTGCAAAGGGGCACGGGCGACGTCCTCCAGAACCTGACGGGCAGGAACATCTCCGACTACCTGGTGAAAACCTACCCCCAGATCATCCGCCAGGG GCTGAAAAGCAAGAAGTGGGTGAATGAGCACAG GTACGGCGGCTTTTCGCTGGGCGCCCGCAGCTCCCAAGTCCTGCCGTCGGCGGAGGAGGTGGACAGGGCGGTCCTGGAGCTCCGGGCACTGTTCAACGTCACCCCG GGGAGCCCTGCTGACCGGCTGCTGGGCAACCTCAACCGCTTCCTCGAGGGCTTGGACGCTCGCAAGAACATCAAG GTCTGGTTCAACAACAAGGGCTGGCACGCCGTGGTGTCCTTCCTCAACGTGGCCAGCAACGGGCTGCTGCGGGCCAGGCTGCCGGCGGGGGCCGACCCGGCGCGCTACGGCATCACAGCCACCAACCACCCCCTCAACCTCACCAAGGAGCAGCTCTCGGAGGCCGCCCT GATGGCCACCTCGGTGGACGTGCTGGTCTCCATCTGCGTGATCTTCGCCATGTCCTTCGTCCCGGCCAGCTTCGTGCTCTTCCTCATCGAGGAGCGGGTCAGCAAGGCCAAGCACTTGCAGTTCGTCAGCGGCATGAAGCCCGTGACCTACTGGCTGGGCAACTTCGCTTGGGACATG TGCAACTACCTGGTGCCCGCGCTGCTGGTCATCCTCATCTTCCTCTGCTTCCAGCAGAAGTCCTACGTGTCCTCAGCCAACCTGCCCTCCctggtcctgctgctgctgctctatgG ctGGTCCATCACGCCCTTGATGTACCCGGCCTCCTTCGTCTTCAGCATCCCCAGCACAGCCTACGTTGCCCTGACCTGCATCAACCTCTTCATTGGCATCAACGGCAGCGTGGCCACCTTCGTGCTGGAGCTCTTTGTGGACCAG AAGCTCAACGACATCAACCGCATCCTGAAGAAAGTTTTCCTCGTCTTCCCGCACTTCTGCCTGGGCCGAGGCCTCATCGACATGGTGAAGAACCAGGCGATGGCTGATGCCTTCGAGAGGTTTG GGGACAAGCGGTTCGTGTCCCCCCTGTGCTGGGATCTGGCAGGGAAGAACATGTTTGCCATGGCCATTCAGGGCgtcatcttcttcctcttcaccCTCCTGGTGCAATACCGCTTCTTCCTGCGGCTCAG GCCGCAGGCTCTGCATCTGCCCTCGCTGGGCGAGGAGGACGAGGACGTGGCCCGGGAGCGCGCCAAGGTGGGCGGCACGCTGCGCCCCACCGACGTCCTGGTGCTCAGGGACCTGACCAAG GTGTACCGGCGGAGGAAAGCGCCAGCGGTGGACCGGCTCTGCGTGGCCATCCCCCCCGGGGAG TGTTTCGGGCTCCTGGGGGTGAACGGTGCCGGGAAGACGTCCACCTTCAAGATGCTGACGGGGGACACGGAGGTGACGCTGGGGGAGGCCTGGCTGAAAGGGCACAG CGTGCTCGCCGACCTGCAGGCCGTCCACCAGAACATGGGCTACTGCCCCCAGTTCGACGCCGTCACAGACCTGCTCACGGGCCGCGAGCACCTGGAGTTTTACAGCCGCCTGCGCGGGGTCCCGGAGGAGGAGACGCCGGGG GTGGCTCAGTGGGGCATCGccaagctggggctggggccgcaCGCGGACCGGCCCGCCGGCAAGTACAGCGGGGGCAACAAGCGCAAGCTCTCCACGGCCATCGCCCTCATCGGCTGCCCGCCCGTCGTCTTCCTG GATGAGCCCACGACGGGGATGGACCCGCGCGCCCGGCGCTTCCTCTGGGATTGCATCCTCAGCGTCATCAAGGAGGGCAGGTCCGTGGTGCTCACGTCGCACAG CATGGAGGAGTGCGAGGCGCTGTGCACCCGGATGGCCATCATGGTGAACGGCCGGTTTCGCTGCCTGGGGAGCGTCCAGCACCTCAAGAACCG GTTCGGGGACGGCTACACGGTGGTGGTGCGGgtgggcggccccgggccggcgCTGGCGCCGGTGGAGAGCCTCATGCAGCGCTCCTTCCCCGGCGTCGTGCTCAAGGAGCGGCACGGCGGGCTGCTGCAGTACCAGCTGCCCTCCCGCGCCTGCTCCCTGGCCAGCATCTTCGGCGTCCTGGCGGCCCAGCGCGGCCCCTGCCACATCGAGGACTACTCCGTGTCCCAGACCACCCTCGACCAG GTGTTCGTGCACTTCGCCAGGGAGCAGAGTGACGAGGACCCCGGCGGGGACCTGGCCCTGGCACCGGcacccggccccgcggggaggctGATGCGGCTCCTGGAGGACGAGAGCTGCCAGGAGAGCGTGGTCTGA
- the CNN2 gene encoding calponin-2 has translation MSSSQFNKGPSYGLSAEVKNRLAQKYDPQKEAELRTWIESVTGQQIGPDFQKGLKDGVILCELMNKLQPNSVRKINRSAQNWHQLENLSNFIKAMTSYGMNPVDLFEANDLFESGNMTQVQVSLLALAGMAKTKGIQSGVDIGVKYSEKQQRNFDEAKMKAGQCVIGLQMGTNKCASQSGMTAYGTRRHLYDPKNQILPPMDHSTISLQMGTNKCASQVGMTAPGTRRHIYDAKMGLDKCDNSSMSLQMGSNQGANQSGQVFGLGRQIYDPKYCPQGNQSDVANATCDQSMDPPGYHYYLEEESY, from the exons ATGAGCAGCTCCCAGTTCAACAAGGGCCCGTCCTACGGCCTCTCCGCCGAGGTCAAGAACCGG ctcgCCCAGAAGTACGACCCGCAGAAGGAGGCCGAGCTGCGGACGTGGATCGAGAGCGTCACCGGGCAGCAGATCGGGCCCGACTTCCAGAAGGGGCTGAAGGACGGCGTGATCCTCTGCGA GCTCATGAACAAGCTGCAGCCCAACTCGGTGAGGAAGATCAACCGCTCGGCTCAGAACTGGCACCAG CTCGAGAACCTCTCCAACTTCATCAAAGCCATGACCAGCTACGGCATGAACCCGGTGGACCTCTTCGAAGCCAACGACCTCTTTGAGAGCGGGAACATGACGCAGGTGCAGGTgtcgctgctggcgctggcgggcATG GCCAAGACCAAGGGGATCCAGAGCGGCGTGGACATCGGCGTCAAGTACTCGGAGAAGCAGCAGAGGAACTTTGATGAGGCCAAGATGAAGGCCGGGCAGTGTGTGATCGGGCTGCAG ATGGGCACCAACAAATGCGCCAGCCAGTCCGGCATGACGGCCTATGGCACCAGGAGGCACCTCTACGATCCCAAGAACCAGATCCTGCCACCCATGGACCACTCCACCATCAGCCTCCAGATGGGCACCAACAAGTGTGCCAGCCAG GTGGGCATGACTGCTCCCGGCACCAGGAGGCACATCTACGACGCCAAGATGGGCCTGGACAAGTGTGACAACTCTTCCATGTCCCTGCAGATGGGCTCCAACCAGGGGGCCAACCAGAGTGGCCAGGTCTTTGGCTTGGGCCGCCAGATTTATGACCCCAAGTACTGCCCCCAGGGCAACCAGAGCGATGTGGCCAATGCCACCTGCGACCAGAGCATGGACCCACCTGGGTACCACTACTACCTTGAGGAGGAGAGCTACTGA